From a single Desulfobacterales bacterium genomic region:
- a CDS encoding WYL domain-containing protein: MREREWHPAQQLNDHPDGGLELIFPADHLLEVKQWFLSWGGDAEVLAPKALVTEMKQEVARLRAIYE, from the coding sequence GTGCGGGAACGGGAGTGGCATCCGGCCCAGCAGCTCAATGACCACCCGGACGGCGGCCTTGAGCTGATTTTTCCGGCGGACCATCTCCTTGAGGTCAAGCAATGGTTTCTGTCATGGGGTGGCGATGCCGAGGTGCTGGCCCCGAAAGCGCTTGTCACCGAGATGAAGCAGGAGGTCGCGCGGCTGCGGGCGATATATGAATGA
- the pckA gene encoding phosphoenolpyruvate carboxykinase (ATP): MEINEQIPEYGLEYLGLHSLEAVHWNLSTPALYEFALRRFEGHLAHHGPLVTNMGMHTGRAAKDKYITDEPGSHDDIWWGKVNVGYPEEKFNMLFERMLAYLRGKTVFVQDCHAGADPRFRYPVRVISEFAWHSLFARNMFIKQKRDPKEMHAFKPEFTVLQCPNFHADTDDNATRSGTFVIINVSRRLVIIGGTAYAGEIKKSIFSTLNYLLPDREVLPMHCSANVSAKNPKDVAIFFGLSGTGKTTLSADPNRVLIGDDEHGWSDSGVFNFEGGCYAKVIRLSQEAEPEIHACTRRFGTILENVAMDPVTRLVDLDDDSLTENTRASYPLSHLPSYVESGMAGHPGNIIMLTADAFGVLPPIARLSIEQAMYHFISGYTAKVAGTETGITEPTATFSACFGAPFMMRHPSVYAELLARKMAEHRSSCWLVNTGWTGGPCGVGSRMAINHTRTLLNRALDGLLDHTPMDRDPLFGFLVPRQVPGVPEEILNPRRSWADPAAYDNQARMLARLFLENFEQYRDNASAEVLAAGPRPA, encoded by the coding sequence ATGGAGATCAACGAACAGATACCGGAATACGGCCTTGAATACCTGGGCCTGCACAGCCTGGAGGCGGTGCACTGGAACCTCTCCACCCCGGCCCTGTACGAATTCGCCCTGCGCCGCTTCGAAGGCCACCTGGCCCACCATGGTCCGCTGGTGACCAACATGGGCATGCACACCGGCCGGGCCGCCAAGGACAAGTATATTACCGATGAGCCGGGCAGCCACGACGATATCTGGTGGGGCAAGGTAAATGTCGGCTATCCGGAGGAGAAGTTCAATATGCTGTTCGAGCGGATGCTCGCCTACCTGCGCGGCAAGACCGTCTTTGTCCAGGACTGCCATGCCGGGGCTGACCCGCGGTTCCGCTACCCGGTCCGGGTGATCTCCGAATTCGCCTGGCACAGCCTCTTTGCCCGGAACATGTTCATCAAGCAGAAGCGGGACCCGAAGGAGATGCACGCCTTCAAGCCCGAGTTCACCGTGCTCCAGTGCCCCAACTTCCATGCCGACACCGATGACAACGCCACCCGGAGCGGTACCTTTGTGATCATCAACGTCAGCCGCCGGCTGGTGATCATCGGCGGCACCGCCTATGCCGGCGAGATCAAGAAATCGATCTTCTCCACGCTCAACTATCTTCTGCCCGACCGGGAGGTGCTGCCCATGCACTGCTCCGCCAATGTCAGCGCAAAAAATCCCAAGGACGTGGCCATCTTCTTCGGCCTGTCCGGCACCGGCAAGACCACCCTGTCCGCCGACCCGAACCGGGTGCTGATCGGTGACGACGAACACGGCTGGTCCGACAGCGGGGTCTTCAACTTCGAGGGGGGCTGTTATGCCAAGGTGATCCGCCTCTCCCAGGAGGCGGAGCCGGAGATCCATGCCTGCACCAGGCGGTTCGGCACCATCCTTGAAAACGTGGCCATGGACCCGGTGACCCGGCTGGTGGACCTGGACGACGACAGCCTGACCGAAAATACCCGGGCCTCCTATCCCCTCTCCCACCTGCCCAGCTACGTCGAATCCGGGATGGCCGGCCATCCCGGGAACATCATCATGCTCACCGCCGACGCCTTCGGGGTCCTGCCACCCATTGCCAGACTCTCCATTGAGCAGGCGATGTACCACTTCATCAGCGGCTATACCGCCAAGGTGGCGGGCACCGAGACCGGGATCACCGAACCGACGGCCACCTTTTCGGCCTGTTTCGGCGCGCCCTTCATGATGCGCCATCCATCGGTCTATGCCGAACTGCTGGCCAGAAAGATGGCCGAGCACAGGAGTTCCTGCTGGCTGGTCAACACCGGCTGGACCGGCGGACCCTGCGGGGTCGGGTCGAGAATGGCGATCAACCACACCCGCACCCTGTTGAACCGCGCCCTGGACGGCCTGCTTGACCATACCCCCATGGACCGGGACCCGCTGTTCGGTTTCCTGGTGCCCCGGCAGGTCCCCGGAGTGCCGGAAGAGATACTGAACCCGCGGCGCTCCTGGGCCGACCCGGCGGCCTATGACAACCAGGCCCGGATGCTGGCCCGGCTCTTTCTTGAAAACTTCGAGCAGTACCGGGACAATGCCTCGGCAGAGGTGCTGGCCGCCGGCCCCCGGCCGGCCTGA
- the prs gene encoding ribose-phosphate diphosphokinase, whose amino-acid sequence MKTTTRDNIVLIANQASSNLARKVAAEMEISFTEMIRKEFQDQESYHAFPLKLAGRDIIIIGATHDEHAFQEVIDLIDGSHYWRADSVNVIVPYHGYSTMERAKPGSGEIPKGITRTRQLFRACPDFVGFIDLHSEAILHAHSGKIHTKHIQTDSLIVDKIKTLGPGDFVLVSPDYGRSKWVAGLAGRLNLPHTAADKDRFAMDRTMVQQVSSVVRGRTAIICDDMIRTGGSIIQTAERCRQAGAEDVVILATHLVLCGRARQRFHEAGIKKIIGADTCPGVVDDDLLDTYSVAPLIARELLRQLRVV is encoded by the coding sequence ATGAAAACCACCACCCGTGACAATATCGTTCTCATCGCCAACCAGGCCTCCAGCAACCTGGCCCGGAAAGTGGCCGCGGAAATGGAGATCTCCTTTACCGAAATGATCAGGAAGGAGTTCCAGGACCAGGAGAGCTATCACGCCTTTCCGCTCAAACTGGCCGGCCGGGACATCATCATCATCGGTGCTACCCATGACGAACATGCCTTTCAGGAGGTGATCGATCTCATTGACGGCAGCCATTACTGGCGGGCCGATTCGGTGAACGTGATTGTCCCCTACCACGGTTATTCGACCATGGAACGGGCCAAGCCCGGCTCCGGCGAGATCCCCAAGGGAATCACCCGGACCAGGCAGTTGTTCCGGGCCTGCCCGGACTTTGTCGGGTTTATCGACCTCCATTCCGAGGCCATCCTCCATGCCCACAGCGGCAAGATCCACACCAAGCATATCCAGACCGACAGCCTGATCGTCGACAAGATCAAAACCCTCGGGCCCGGAGATTTTGTCCTGGTTTCACCTGATTACGGCCGGAGCAAGTGGGTGGCCGGTCTGGCCGGACGGTTGAATCTTCCCCACACCGCGGCGGACAAGGACCGGTTCGCCATGGACCGCACCATGGTCCAACAGGTGTCCAGCGTGGTCCGGGGCCGGACCGCGATTATCTGCGACGATATGATCCGTACCGGCGGCTCGATCATCCAGACCGCGGAACGCTGCCGACAGGCCGGGGCCGAGGATGTGGTGATCCTGGCAACCCACCTGGTACTGTGCGGCCGGGCCCGGCAACGCTTCCACGAGGCGGGGATCAAAAAAATCATCGGCGCTGATACCTGTCCCGGGGTGGTTGACGACGATCTCCTTGACACCTATTCGGTGGCCCCCCTGATCGCCCGGGAACTGCTCCGCCAGCTGCGGGTGGTCTGA
- a CDS encoding glycine zipper 2TM domain-containing protein, which produces MSYLKTVVTLLLCLALAGCASSRSGQVYTRDQARVTHTIERGTVIQVEPVQIEGTKSQVGTIAGVAVGGVLGSTIGQGRGRDVATVLGAVGGGLAGAAAEEELTKKAGLEITVSLDNGQTIVVVQEADLLFHVNDRVRVIKGSDGTTRVRY; this is translated from the coding sequence ATGTCATATCTGAAAACAGTTGTCACTCTCCTTCTCTGCCTGGCCCTGGCCGGATGCGCTTCCAGCCGTTCCGGCCAGGTATATACCCGGGACCAGGCCCGCGTCACCCATACCATTGAGCGGGGTACGGTCATCCAGGTGGAACCGGTGCAGATCGAAGGCACCAAGAGTCAGGTCGGCACCATTGCCGGGGTTGCCGTCGGCGGGGTCCTGGGAAGCACCATCGGCCAGGGCCGCGGCCGGGACGTTGCCACGGTGCTGGGCGCGGTCGGCGGCGGACTTGCCGGAGCAGCAGCGGAAGAGGAGCTTACCAAAAAGGCGGGGCTGGAGATCACCGTCTCCCTGGACAACGGCCAGACCATCGTGGTTGTCCAGGAGGCGGACCTTCTGTTCCATGTCAACGACCGGGTCCGGGTGATCAAGGGCAGCGACGGCACCACCCGGGTCCGTTATTAG
- the arfB gene encoding aminoacyl-tRNA hydrolase, which produces MDSSGHNDTGLHKKTVAINPDLRIPVEELLFRFSRSSGPGGQNVNKVNTRVTLIFDVTGSPSLTPEQRDLIRNKLGTRINKQGRLQVTSYRHRTQGTNRAAATERFIELLKGALQKRKPRKKTRVSRAARERRLQAKKQRGRLKQTRGAGISDQD; this is translated from the coding sequence ATGGACTCCTCCGGCCACAATGACACCGGGTTGCATAAAAAAACGGTTGCAATCAACCCCGACCTCCGCATTCCGGTCGAAGAACTGCTTTTCCGCTTTTCCCGGAGCAGCGGTCCGGGCGGCCAGAACGTCAACAAGGTGAACACCCGGGTCACCCTGATCTTTGACGTGACCGGCTCGCCCAGCCTGACCCCGGAACAGCGGGACCTGATTCGTAACAAGCTGGGGACCAGGATCAACAAGCAGGGCCGATTGCAGGTAACAAGCTACCGGCATCGCACCCAGGGAACCAACCGGGCCGCGGCCACCGAGCGATTTATCGAACTGCTCAAGGGAGCGCTGCAAAAAAGAAAACCAAGGAAGAAAACCAGGGTGTCGCGGGCCGCCAGGGAACGGCGACTGCAGGCCAAGAAACAACGCGGCCGGCTGAAACAGACCCGCGGCGCCGGGATCAGCGATCAGGATTAG
- a CDS encoding autotransporter domain-containing protein: MALGKGLKKYATSIAGGLFLLGMTTAGFAATTTDMVVIIDESGSMGSEQGFIGTYIQNMDTVLEQNGVTTNRYGLVGYGGHDQPGMLNDAAHKHLINGFDFGTPAQFATATGGLITSGGTEDGYEAMMYALNNYTFRTNAGASFFLITDEDRDTKLAPTVGYPDMLAALQNAGVVMHAMVNQRFYDTAGNAAVAIDASGNAYVIDAQGNLTTVPNGASRTINGTVNDSGTTDADYTELALATGGIAADLQANRNAINANTPVAATFAQLLSDIITQTTQQQTTVAGLLALAETPAQKAVARVLQNANNLNAIRAAINAMLTNSKKKTTLEQLSPRKVFAMVLHAIRSGTAKRRGMKRRMHRMRTGQAGQFDMTDFAFNYKGTGISGDMLKELLPGKLIGGAAGDSDLDPRHGFFISGSLSRGDYDRSGGMDPYDFDSRNLSVGTDYRLTRALTAGVSLSFETSDTNFEDLSEIDMKETGLYFYGMYTFAPDMYLEGTAGYGWTRYTAQRDTGLPGFGLATSNPKGNQLNLSLEMGRDFKYEKWRIEPMAGASYTRIRIDAYTEVGAGIANLIVSDQEAHSFIGTIGGRLGYESDNPNSLFTPEIHAFWEHEFANDSRSINSAFAGAPGTVFAVSTEEPDRDYVRIGFGLTGQLGDNTIVSVSGDTVIGYANLKEYTLSGNIKWKF; the protein is encoded by the coding sequence ATGGACACTGTCCTGGAACAGAATGGGGTCACCACCAATCGATATGGTCTTGTCGGTTATGGTGGGCATGACCAGCCCGGCATGCTTAATGATGCGGCCCATAAGCACCTTATTAATGGATTTGATTTTGGCACTCCTGCCCAGTTTGCTACAGCTACTGGAGGATTGATTACATCCGGCGGCACTGAAGACGGTTATGAAGCGATGATGTATGCCCTGAACAACTACACCTTCCGCACCAATGCAGGGGCCAGCTTTTTTCTGATAACCGATGAGGACCGGGATACCAAACTGGCCCCTACTGTCGGATACCCTGATATGCTTGCTGCTCTCCAGAATGCCGGGGTGGTCATGCACGCCATGGTTAATCAGCGTTTTTATGATACAGCGGGCAATGCCGCAGTTGCAATTGACGCCAGCGGGAATGCCTATGTTATCGATGCCCAGGGAAATCTGACTACTGTGCCAAACGGCGCCTCTCGAACCATTAATGGAACTGTTAATGACAGTGGTACTACGGATGCGGACTACACCGAACTGGCCCTGGCTACCGGGGGTATTGCCGCCGATCTGCAGGCAAACCGGAATGCTATAAATGCTAACACGCCGGTAGCTGCTACTTTTGCCCAATTATTGAGTGATATCATTACCCAGACCACCCAGCAGCAGACCACGGTGGCAGGGCTCCTTGCCCTGGCGGAAACACCTGCCCAGAAAGCGGTGGCCAGGGTACTGCAGAATGCAAACAATCTTAATGCGATAAGGGCGGCCATTAACGCCATGCTGACCAACAGCAAGAAGAAGACGACCCTTGAGCAGCTTTCTCCCCGCAAGGTCTTTGCCATGGTGCTGCACGCGATCAGGAGCGGTACGGCCAAAAGACGCGGTATGAAGCGCAGGATGCACAGGATGCGTACCGGTCAGGCCGGTCAGTTTGATATGACTGATTTTGCCTTTAACTATAAAGGGACTGGTATCAGCGGTGATATGTTGAAAGAACTGCTGCCTGGAAAACTGATCGGCGGCGCCGCGGGCGACAGTGACCTGGACCCTCGTCATGGATTCTTCATCAGCGGCAGCCTTTCACGGGGTGATTATGACCGTTCCGGCGGTATGGACCCCTATGATTTTGACAGTAGAAACCTTTCAGTCGGCACTGACTACCGTCTGACCAGGGCATTGACTGCCGGAGTATCATTAAGCTTTGAGACCAGTGATACTAATTTTGAAGACTTGTCAGAAATAGACATGAAGGAAACTGGTCTGTATTTTTACGGTATGTATACCTTTGCGCCTGATATGTACCTTGAAGGTACGGCAGGATACGGCTGGACCCGCTATACCGCCCAGCGTGATACCGGTCTCCCCGGGTTCGGACTGGCTACAAGTAATCCAAAGGGCAACCAGTTGAATCTAAGCCTGGAAATGGGGCGTGATTTCAAATATGAAAAATGGCGCATCGAGCCAATGGCCGGGGCGTCCTACACCAGGATAAGAATTGACGCCTATACCGAGGTTGGAGCAGGTATTGCCAACCTGATTGTATCTGACCAGGAGGCCCATTCATTTATCGGCACAATCGGCGGCCGCCTCGGTTATGAGAGTGACAATCCCAACTCCTTGTTCACGCCGGAGATACATGCCTTCTGGGAGCATGAGTTTGCCAATGACAGCCGTTCAATTAATTCCGCTTTTGCCGGTGCGCCGGGGACTGTTTTTGCAGTTTCAACTGAAGAGCCGGATCGTGATTATGTACGGATAGGGTTTGGATTGACCGGTCAGCTCGGTGACAACACAATCGTGTCTGTCAGCGGTGACACTGTAATAGGCTACGCAAACCTTAAAGAGTACACCCTGTCCGGCAATATTAAGTGGAAGTTCTAA